The genomic segment TTCAGGTAGAGAGAGACTTGACTTATCTTGCACAACATATGGCGATCTTGAATGATACGGTTGAACATGTATGTTCCTATAGTGAAGGTCTGCAAACCGTTCAAATGATTAATCGTATCGAGCAGGCTATCGTCAGTAAGGAGTGGGTTTATAATGAGTAGGCTGTGCACCATTTGTGCAAGAGGCGGCTCCAAGGGAGTAGAGAATAAAAATATTCGAGACATGCATGGAAAGCCGCTGATCGCTTATAGCATTGAGGTGGCCAAGCGATCGGGATTATTTGAATATGTGGCTGTGAGCAGCGACTCTGAAGATATTTTGCGGACCGCACTACAATGGGGAGCAGATTTTGTCATTAATCGTCCATTAGAAATGGCACTGGATACATCGGCTAAAATACCTGCTATCCAGCATTGCGTTTTACAGGTGGAGGCTAAATTGAGTGTCGTGTTTCCGACGATTGTTGATCTAGATGCAACCTCGCCGCTTAGGACGGTTGATGATTTGATTCAAGCCGTTCAATTATTTGAGCAGCAAGATGCATCTAATCTTATCACAGGCATGCCTGCGAGGCGTTCGCCTTATTTTAATTTGGTAGAGCAAAATGAAAAGGGGTTTGTGGCGTTGTCCAAGCGGTTATCCAAGCCTGTTGTAAGAAGGCAGGACGCGCCTAAATGCTTCGACATGAATGCATCTATATATATTTGGCAAAGAGAGAAGCTTATTCATGAACCGGCGGTTTTTTATGAAGATACATTATTATATGAAATGCCGGAGGAGCGCTCGATAGATATAGACAGTCCATTGGATTGGACTATAGTGGAATTATTAATGGATGCTAGAAAAAAAGGAGGCCCGTTATGATTGAAGCCTTTAGTCTAAAAGGAAAAACCGCATTTGTAACCGGAGCTATGGGGATTATTGGACAAAAAGTATGCGCGGGCCTCGCAGAAGCGGGAGCTAATATCGCAGCCATCGATTTGGATCAAGCGGCTTTGGGCAATTTTGCCGAGCAGCTTCAAGCAAAATATGCTGTAAAGGCCATTGGGATAGCGGGAGATGTATCGAACCCTGAACAGGTAGTTTCAATGGTCGATCATGCTGTAGAAGCTTTAGGGGCCATACATATTTTGCATAACAATGCTGCAAGCAAATCCTCCAATCTAGAGGAGTTTTTTGCTCCTTTCGAAGAATATTCGCTTGAACAGTGGCGCGAAGTCATGTCTGTCAATTTGGACGGGATGTTCCTAGTAGCAAAAGAAGTAGGCAAGCAGATGATCAAGCAAGGCAGTGGCGGAGCTATTATTCAAACGGCTTCTATATATGGCATTATGGCGCCTGATCATCGCATCTATGAAGGTTCATTTTATATGGGATTGCCGATTACTTCCCCAGCCGTTTATGCGGCCTCCAAGGGTGGAGTTGTCGCATTAACGCGATATTTGGCTACATATTGGTCGAAACATGGGATTAGGGTGAACACGATTACACCTGGAGGCGTGAATAGCGGGCAAAATGATGAATTTGTGCAAAACTACTCTAATCGCATACCGCTGGGACGGATGGCGGAAGCGGATGAAATGGTCGGAGCAGTTCTTTATTTGGCCTCGGATGCTTCGCGTTATGTTACGGGACATAACCTAATTGTAGATGGCGGACTGAATGCGTGGTAGGCCTGATACATATGCAATGTATTCGCTTACAATAAATTGTTTGACAATTCTAATAACGCGGTGTTATAGTCAAATTGTGGGCCACATGAGTAAGGTGTTTCACAGTATTTGAAGATGAAGGGACTGTTTATGCATGCAAGGTAAAGTTAAATGGTTTAACGCGGAGAAGGGTTATGGATTTATCGAAACTGATCAAGGCGGCGACGTATTCGTTCACTTCTCGGCTATTCAAACAGAAGGTTTCAAAACTCTTGACGAAGGCCAAGCGGTTGAATTTGACATCGTAGAAGGCGCACGCGGTCCACAAGCTGCTAACGTCACTAAATTGTAATCATCAGGCTGCATTAGCCAGTCTATAGGATTCATTTATATGTAACTTTAAGCTCCGGGCAACCGGGGCTTTTATTTTTTGGAGCTGACGCTTAAGACAGTGAACAAGCAGGAAGTAAACCGCTCCAGCGGATATACAATGCTCGATCTTGCCATCTGCCTGCCCACCTCAACCTCTGTTCAAATCTTCGACATAAATTATTAGAAAATTCTAAATAAATAGAAAATAGTTTTACTA from the Paenibacillus sp. BIHB 4019 genome contains:
- a CDS encoding acylneuraminate cytidylyltransferase family protein, producing the protein MSRLCTICARGGSKGVENKNIRDMHGKPLIAYSIEVAKRSGLFEYVAVSSDSEDILRTALQWGADFVINRPLEMALDTSAKIPAIQHCVLQVEAKLSVVFPTIVDLDATSPLRTVDDLIQAVQLFEQQDASNLITGMPARRSPYFNLVEQNEKGFVALSKRLSKPVVRRQDAPKCFDMNASIYIWQREKLIHEPAVFYEDTLLYEMPEERSIDIDSPLDWTIVELLMDARKKGGPL
- a CDS encoding SDR family oxidoreductase, which translates into the protein MIEAFSLKGKTAFVTGAMGIIGQKVCAGLAEAGANIAAIDLDQAALGNFAEQLQAKYAVKAIGIAGDVSNPEQVVSMVDHAVEALGAIHILHNNAASKSSNLEEFFAPFEEYSLEQWREVMSVNLDGMFLVAKEVGKQMIKQGSGGAIIQTASIYGIMAPDHRIYEGSFYMGLPITSPAVYAASKGGVVALTRYLATYWSKHGIRVNTITPGGVNSGQNDEFVQNYSNRIPLGRMAEADEMVGAVLYLASDASRYVTGHNLIVDGGLNAW
- a CDS encoding cold shock domain-containing protein; this translates as MQGKVKWFNAEKGYGFIETDQGGDVFVHFSAIQTEGFKTLDEGQAVEFDIVEGARGPQAANVTKL